The segment CGAACGCATCCTGTTCCACTCCAGCTCGGAGCGCTTCTCCTCGCCGGGTTTGAAACTTACGACATTCTCCGCCGACTCCTTGTCTGCGTCCTTGTCGTAACAGTCCCTGCTCGACCAGATCCGGTCCGCGCCGGAGGCGATCAGGAACTCCTGCTGCGCCGTTCCAACATCAACGGTGCAGGTCACCGCGGACGTGTTCTTGACGATCAAGGACAGTTTCGGCTTCTCACTGCTCTGATAAGACTCAGCGTCGGTGTCCGCACTGAGCGCAACACTGGCGTCAATGCACTCAGCGTCTGCCTGCTGCGATTTGGCGGGCGTGGCTTCCGGCGCCGGGTCCTTCTGCTGCGTCACATCAGGCTCATCGCCGGCAAATATGCCCGATACTCCGCGAACCAGAGTTACGACGCCGGTGACGATCAGCGCCAGGATCACCAACAAGATGAGCAGAGCAACAATCCGCCTACGCACGTAAACGGAATGCGGAAGCTGGCTGCGTGTCTTCTTGCTCGTACCCATCGATTACGACGGTAGAGTCTTTCGCCCCGAACCGCTCGCAGGCTCGCCGAATGAGACAATTCTTAGGCTATGTCTGACCATACGAAACTGCATCGGCCAGTGCTCAACTGGTTCCGGGCACACGCACGTGTCCTACCGTGGCGTGCCGACGATCGCACCGCCTGGGGAGTGCTGGTCAGCGAGATCATGCTCCAGCAGACCCCGGTCGCACGGGTCGAACCGGTGTGGCGAGCGTGGATGCAGATGTACCCGACACCGAAGGAACTCGCCGAAGCCTCCGCCGGTGATGTCGTGCGCAATTGGGGGAAGCTCGGCTACCCGCGTCGCGCCCTTCGGCTGCACGAGACAGCCAAGGCGCTCGTACGGGACCACGACGCACAGGTTCCGGACGACTACAGCACGCTGATTGGCCTGCCTGGGATCGGCAGCTATACCGCCGCCGCAGTGGCCTCCTTCGCCTTCGGCCAACGACACACCGTCGTCGACACCAATATTCGCAGGGTGCTTGCCAGGGCGATCAAAGGCGAGGCAGTCCCTCAGCCAACACTTACCGCTGCCGAGACCCGGCTGGCAGAGAAGCTCCTGCCGGCGACCCGGGCAAGGGCTGCCGAATGGAACGTCGCGGTGATGGAGCTCGGTGCCCTGATCTGCACCGCACGTTCGCCACGGTGCGATGCCTGTCCGATAAAGCGGAGTTGCCAGTGGCAGCTCGATGGTGCGCCTGCTCCGGCCCCGGACCGAGCCGGGCGCAAACAGGCCTGGCACGGAACAGATCGGCAGTTGCGTGGAGCGGTGATGGATGTTTTGCGTGCCCCTGGCGGCGCGCTCCCGATAGACGCCCTTACCGACGCATCGGCCGGCGCGCTCCCGATAAACATCCTTGCCGACGCAACGGCCGGCGCGCTCCCGATAAACATCCTTGCCGACGCAACGGCTGGTGTTCCGGCCGGCTCAGCAAGGCAGGCACTGCCTGTGCATAGCCCCGACCAGGCCGACGCTCTTGCCCGGCTGCGTTCCCTAGCCCCTGAGCAGTCCCGGCTGGCAAGGATCGTCGACGGGCTGGTGGCCGATGGGCTGGCCCGCGTGCGCGATGGCGCAATCAGCCTGCCGGATTGATTGCGCCCAGAGATTTGCGCGGCCTAACTCGCCGGTAACCGCGAAGATCTCACGATGCGAGCGAAATCAGGGTCGCGTAACGGCCTAGCCGTCGCAAATGTTGGGTGGATGCAGGCTCCGACGAGGCGCCAGCGACCCGTTCACAGGTGCTTGAGCATCCTGCTGTTGCCGAGCGTATTCGGTTTGACCCGGGCGAGGTCGAGGAACTCGGCGATCCCCTCGTCATGAGAACGCAGCAGCTCGGCATAGACCTCCGGCGTGACCGGCGTCCCATCGATCTCCACGAAACCGAGACCGGTGAAGAAGCTGACTTCGAAGGTCAGGCAGAACACCCTGCTGACTCCGACTTCCCGGGCGTTGTCCAGCAGTGCTTCGAGAAGCATTCGGCCTACCCCCCTGCCACGCCAGCTGGCAGAGGTCGCGACCGTGCGCACTTCGGCCAGGTCTTCCCAGAGCACATGCAAGGCTCCGCATCCAACGATCTCTTCGTTACCGTCCTCATCCCGGGCCACCACGAGGCGAAACTCCTGCAGACTTTCGAAGTAGGCCACAGCGTCCTTGGCGACCAGGATCCGCTCCTCGGCCAGCGGCTCCACCAGCGATCGAATGGATTTAACGTCTGCTGTTGTGGCGGATCGGATCGCCAGCTGAGAAGGAGCCATAATCAACATTTTGGCACGCAGAACGCCCGGTCAGATGACCGGGCGTTCTGGTACTACATAACTGCGGCCTTCGCGCTGTCAGCCTTTGCCTTCACCGGTGGAACCGCTGGTTGCAATCGGCGCGATCTCCGGTACGGCGGGCTTCGGTTCGCCGCGGAAGGTGAACTTCTTGTCGAAGCCTTCGCCCTCTACATCGATCAGCACGATTTCGCCGGCCTTGAGCTCTCCGAAAAGAATCTTTTCGGAAAGCTGGTCCTCGATATCGCGCTGTATTGTGCGACGCAGCGGCCTCGCTCCCAGAACCGGGTCGTAGCCGCGGGTCGCCAGCTCGTCCTTGGCTTCCCTGGTGAGCTCGATGCCCATGTCCTTGTCTTTCAGCCGCTTGTCGAGCGCCTCGACGAACAGGTCGACAATTCTGACGATCTCGTGTGGTTCCAGCTGCGGGAACACCACGGTGTCGTCCACCCGGTTGAGGAACTCGGGGCGGAAGTGCTGCTTCAGCTCGTCGTTGACGCGCATCTTCATCCGGTCATAGGACGTCTGCGCATTTCCTTCGATCTGGAAGCCCATCTGCTGACCCTTGGAGATGTCGCGGGTTCCAAGGTTCGTGGTCATGATGATCACGGTGTTCTTGAAGTCCACGACGCGGCCCTGCGAGTCGGTGAGCCGGCCATCCTCGAGGATCTGCAGCAGCGAGTTGAAGATATCGGCGTGCGCCTTCTCCACCTCGTCGAATAGCACAACCGAGAACGGCTTGCGCCGGACTTTCTCGGTCAGCTGACCGCCCTCTTCGTAGCCGACATATCCGGGAGGCGAGCCGAAGAGCCGCGACACGGTGTGCTTCTCCGAGTACTCGCTCATATCGAGCTGGATCAGCGAGTCCTCGTCGCCGAACAGGAATTCGGCAAGGGCCTTCGCGAGTTCGGTCTTACCGACACCGGTTGGTCCAGCGAAGATGAACGAGCCACCCGGACGCTTGGGGTCCTTCAGTCCGGCACGAGTGCGTCGGATCGCCTGGGAGAGCGCCTTGACGGCCTCCTCCTGGCCGATGATCCGCTTGTGCAGCTCTTCTTCCATCCGGAGTAGTCGCGAAGACTCCTCTTCGGTCAGCTTGAAGATCGGAATTCCGGTTGCGGCCGCCAGCACCTCAGCAATGAGTTCCTCATCGACCTCGGCGATGACGTCCATATCGCCTGACTTCCACTGCTTCTCGCGCTCGTTCTTTTCATCGATCAGTTTCTTTTCGGTGTCCCGCAGGCCGGCAGCCTTCTCGAAGTCCTGCCCGTCGATCGCGGCTTCCTTCTCGCGGCGAGCATTGGCGATCCGCTCGTCCAGCTCCTTCAACTCAGGCGGCGTCGTCATCCTGCGGATGCGCAAACGTGCGCCGGCCTCGTCGATAAGGTCAATCGCCTTATCCGGCAGGAACCGGTCGTTGATGTAGCGGTCGGCCAGATTTGCGGCGGCCGTCAGAGCGCCATCGGTGATCGTCACCCGGTGGTGCGCTTCGTACCGGTCACGCAATCCCTTGAGGATCTGGATGGTGTGCTCCAGCGCAGGCTCGGGCACCTGGATCGGCTGGAAACGGCGTTCGAGCGCGGCATCCTTTTCAATGTGCTTGCGGTACTCATCGATCGTGGTCGCACCGATCGTCTGCAATTCACCGCGGGCAAGCATCGGTTTGAGAATCGAGGCCGCATCGATGGCGCCCTCGGCGGCACCCGCTCCGACCAGAGTGTGAATCTCGTCGATGAACAGGATGATGTCGCCACGGGTGCGGATCTCCTTCAGCACCTTCTTCAGGCGTTCCTCGAAATCACCGCGGTACCTGGAACCCGCGACGAGGGCACCGAGGTCGAGCGTGTACAGCTGCTTGTCCCGGAGAGGCTCGGGGACTTCACCGCGCACGATAGCCTGCGCGAGTCCCTCGACGACGGCCGTCTTACCGACGCCCGGCTCACCGATCAGCACGGGATTGTTCTTGGTGCGGCGCGAGAGCACCTGCATGACCCGCTCCTGCTGCAACTCCCGGCCAATCACCGGATCGAGCTTGCCTTCGCGAGCGGCAGCAGTCAGGTTGCGTCCGAACTGGTCGAGCACCAGGGAGCCCGACGGCTGACCTTCCTCACGGCCTCCGGCAACGGCCGGCTCCTTGCCCTGATAGCCGGAAAGCAGCTGAATAACCTGCTGGCGGACCCGGGTCAAGTCGGCGCCCAGCTTTACCAGCACCTGGGCTGCCACTCCCTCACCTTCGCGGATCAGTCCGAGCAGGATGTGTTCTGTGCCGATGTAGTTGTGGCCAAGCTGCAACGCCTCGCGAAGACTGAGCTCAAGCACCTTCTTCGCCCGAGGCGTGAACGGGATGTGGCCGGAGGGCGCCTGCTGACCCTGGCCGATAATTTCCTGCACCTGCTCACGAACGGCGTCGAGCGATATTCCGAGCGACTCGAGCGCCTTCGCGGCAACGCCTTCACCCTCGTGGATGAGCCCGAGCAGGATGTGCTCCGTGCCGATGTAGTTGTGGTTGAGCATCCTGGCCTCTTCCTGGGCCAGGACGACAACGCGTCGTGCGCGGTCGGTAAATCTTTCAAACATGTCACTCCTCGCTTGCCCCCGCCGCAGGTTGAGGATCCTAGAATCCTCGGCGGAATTATTCGATGCTAACCAGCCGAAAGCCCGTATGGACCAATTTTCGCCCACAGCGTGAGAGAAAATCGGCCATACGATCAAGTTCAGCTAACAGCCGAAGCCCTTTAGAGGCCTACGAAGAGTACAACCGACCCGGTCAGACGTATGTTCCGGATCCAGGTACGCCCACGGCGAACCTGGAGTAGCCGAAGGCTCAGCTGCCCTTCGCAGCCCGGAACGCGTCGACGACCTCGGTGGGGATGCGGCCACGATCGCCGACCTCGTAACCATTGCTCCTGGCCCAGTCCCGAATCTCGGCGGTCTCCTTCCGCGCCGTAGTGGTGGCGGCACCCCGGCGTCGACCCACCGGCTTGTCCGCCGATACGCGGCGGGCACTGGAGACCCATTGCCGCAACGAGTCGCGAAGCTCTTTGGCATGCTTGGACGAAAGGTCAATTTCGTAGCTGGAGCGATCAAGCGCAAATCGAACGGTCTCGGTGGCTTCGCCTCCGTCGACATCGTCGATCAAAATAACTTGCACTTTCTGAGCCATAACAGGCACTCCCCCTCATGAGGCATGAAAACGATTTTGGAAGTAGAGCTATGCGCGTGCATAACGAAGTTCTTCCAACCAGACTAATCCCGATGTATACAGAATAAAAACCGTTATCAGTTTTTATCGGCAAACTAACAGCTTGTTCGAGACCGATTAATCGCTTTTGCCTGGCCGAGCCGACTGCTCAGGACTTTCCGAAACCGGGGCGCTTGCCCTGTC is part of the Saxibacter everestensis genome and harbors:
- a CDS encoding A/G-specific adenine glycosylase, which codes for MSDHTKLHRPVLNWFRAHARVLPWRADDRTAWGVLVSEIMLQQTPVARVEPVWRAWMQMYPTPKELAEASAGDVVRNWGKLGYPRRALRLHETAKALVRDHDAQVPDDYSTLIGLPGIGSYTAAAVASFAFGQRHTVVDTNIRRVLARAIKGEAVPQPTLTAAETRLAEKLLPATRARAAEWNVAVMELGALICTARSPRCDACPIKRSCQWQLDGAPAPAPDRAGRKQAWHGTDRQLRGAVMDVLRAPGGALPIDALTDASAGALPINILADATAGALPINILADATAGVPAGSARQALPVHSPDQADALARLRSLAPEQSRLARIVDGLVADGLARVRDGAISLPD
- a CDS encoding amino-acid N-acetyltransferase, whose amino-acid sequence is MAPSQLAIRSATTADVKSIRSLVEPLAEERILVAKDAVAYFESLQEFRLVVARDEDGNEEIVGCGALHVLWEDLAEVRTVATSASWRGRGVGRMLLEALLDNAREVGVSRVFCLTFEVSFFTGLGFVEIDGTPVTPEVYAELLRSHDEGIAEFLDLARVKPNTLGNSRMLKHL
- a CDS encoding ATP-dependent Clp protease ATP-binding subunit; its protein translation is MFERFTDRARRVVVLAQEEARMLNHNYIGTEHILLGLIHEGEGVAAKALESLGISLDAVREQVQEIIGQGQQAPSGHIPFTPRAKKVLELSLREALQLGHNYIGTEHILLGLIREGEGVAAQVLVKLGADLTRVRQQVIQLLSGYQGKEPAVAGGREEGQPSGSLVLDQFGRNLTAAAREGKLDPVIGRELQQERVMQVLSRRTKNNPVLIGEPGVGKTAVVEGLAQAIVRGEVPEPLRDKQLYTLDLGALVAGSRYRGDFEERLKKVLKEIRTRGDIILFIDEIHTLVGAGAAEGAIDAASILKPMLARGELQTIGATTIDEYRKHIEKDAALERRFQPIQVPEPALEHTIQILKGLRDRYEAHHRVTITDGALTAAANLADRYINDRFLPDKAIDLIDEAGARLRIRRMTTPPELKELDERIANARREKEAAIDGQDFEKAAGLRDTEKKLIDEKNEREKQWKSGDMDVIAEVDEELIAEVLAAATGIPIFKLTEEESSRLLRMEEELHKRIIGQEEAVKALSQAIRRTRAGLKDPKRPGGSFIFAGPTGVGKTELAKALAEFLFGDEDSLIQLDMSEYSEKHTVSRLFGSPPGYVGYEEGGQLTEKVRRKPFSVVLFDEVEKAHADIFNSLLQILEDGRLTDSQGRVVDFKNTVIIMTTNLGTRDISKGQQMGFQIEGNAQTSYDRMKMRVNDELKQHFRPEFLNRVDDTVVFPQLEPHEIVRIVDLFVEALDKRLKDKDMGIELTREAKDELATRGYDPVLGARPLRRTIQRDIEDQLSEKILFGELKAGEIVLIDVEGEGFDKKFTFRGEPKPAVPEIAPIATSGSTGEGKG
- a CDS encoding histone-like nucleoid-structuring protein Lsr2, whose product is MAQKVQVILIDDVDGGEATETVRFALDRSSYEIDLSSKHAKELRDSLRQWVSSARRVSADKPVGRRRGAATTTARKETAEIRDWARSNGYEVGDRGRIPTEVVDAFRAAKGS